A genomic stretch from Petrimonas mucosa includes:
- a CDS encoding aldo/keto reductase has protein sequence MEHTLLNNGIKIPMLGLGTYRLGKTDEEVYRAMRTALDAGYRHIDTAAMYRNEAPIGKAIRESGIPREEIFVTTKLWGDDVVKRAIPQAFSKSMQLLDIGYIDLYLVHWPVKGHLLSTWREMEKIYASGEAKAIGVSNHLQHHLEEILNEAAVPPAVDQVEMHPYVVLDDLVGFCAENGIICEAWSPLGSNKVPLLREQVLLEIGERHGKSPAQVVLRWNLQRGVIAIPKSSSKERQQANLDIFDFELSPEEMQLIRSLDRNYRTGIHPDEMTF, from the coding sequence ATGGAACATACATTATTGAATAACGGTATAAAGATACCGATGCTCGGGTTGGGAACCTACAGGCTAGGGAAAACTGACGAGGAGGTGTACCGCGCAATGAGGACAGCCCTCGATGCGGGCTACCGGCATATCGACACGGCTGCGATGTACAGGAACGAGGCGCCGATTGGAAAAGCTATCCGTGAGAGCGGCATCCCGCGTGAGGAGATTTTCGTTACCACCAAGCTTTGGGGCGACGATGTGGTAAAGCGCGCCATTCCGCAGGCCTTCAGCAAAAGCATGCAGTTGCTCGACATCGGCTATATCGATCTCTACCTGGTACACTGGCCAGTGAAGGGGCATCTGCTCTCCACATGGAGGGAGATGGAGAAGATATATGCTTCGGGAGAGGCCAAGGCTATCGGGGTAAGCAACCACCTGCAGCACCATCTGGAGGAGATTCTGAATGAAGCAGCTGTTCCACCAGCAGTAGACCAGGTGGAGATGCATCCCTACGTGGTGCTGGACGATCTGGTAGGGTTCTGCGCGGAAAACGGGATCATCTGTGAAGCCTGGAGTCCGCTAGGCAGCAACAAGGTTCCCCTTCTTCGAGAGCAGGTGCTGCTCGAGATAGGAGAGAGGCACGGAAAATCGCCAGCTCAGGTAGTGTTGAGATGGAACCTTCAGCGCGGGGTGATTGCCATTCCCAAGTCGTCCAGCAAGGAGCGTCAGCAGGCTAACCTGGATATCTTTGATTTCGAACTCTCTCCGGAGGAGATGCAGCTCATCCGTTCACTCGACCGGAACTACCGGACAGGTATTCATCCCGACGAGATGACCTTCTGA
- a CDS encoding bifunctional riboflavin kinase/FAD synthetase, whose protein sequence is MQLIDLSHRRKTGLPGVVATLGFFDGVHVGHRHLISQVKAEAGRLGLPSAVITFPVHPRKVLQADYQPKLLCGYEEKLEQLATTEVDYCISLPFTTELSRLTAREFITDVLTERIGVHTFLVGYDHRFGHNREEGVDAYLSYGNSVGMNVIQATELRVEGENVSSSRIRRLLMSGEILQANRLLSYNYTLSGKIVEGYQVGRTIGFPTANVKAWEKYKVVPLLGVYAVRVHFRGETHGGMLYIGTRPTLQNGTEISVEVNIFDFNEDLYNESLTVEFIDFIRGDEKFGSIRQLVEQIHRDKENVIERLKNG, encoded by the coding sequence TTGCAACTCATCGATTTATCCCATAGGAGAAAAACCGGATTGCCCGGAGTAGTAGCAACCCTGGGCTTTTTTGACGGTGTACATGTCGGCCACCGCCATCTGATCAGCCAGGTAAAAGCCGAAGCTGGCCGGCTGGGATTGCCATCGGCTGTCATCACCTTTCCTGTACACCCGCGAAAGGTGTTGCAGGCCGACTATCAACCCAAGCTGCTTTGCGGTTATGAGGAAAAACTTGAGCAGCTGGCTACCACAGAGGTAGATTATTGTATCAGCCTGCCCTTTACTACGGAACTCTCCAGACTTACAGCACGTGAATTCATCACTGACGTGTTGACGGAGCGTATCGGGGTACACACCTTTCTTGTGGGTTACGACCACAGGTTTGGACATAACCGGGAAGAGGGCGTTGATGCCTACCTCTCTTACGGCAACTCAGTGGGAATGAATGTTATCCAGGCAACGGAGTTGCGAGTGGAGGGCGAAAATGTGAGCTCGTCCCGGATCAGGCGATTGCTGATGAGTGGTGAAATTCTGCAGGCCAACCGGCTGCTGTCGTATAACTATACCCTCTCCGGGAAGATAGTGGAAGGCTATCAGGTGGGTCGCACCATAGGTTTTCCGACGGCCAACGTGAAGGCTTGGGAGAAGTATAAGGTGGTGCCTCTTTTGGGGGTCTACGCCGTAAGGGTCCATTTCAGGGGTGAAACGCATGGAGGTATGCTCTACATAGGAACACGTCCTACCTTGCAGAATGGCACGGAGATCAGTGTCGAGGTAAATATCTTTGATTTCAACGAGGATCTCTACAACGAGTCGCTGACGGTTGAATTTATCGATTTCATCAGGGGTGATGAGAAGTTCGGAAGCATCCGGCAACTGGTAGAACAGATTCACCGTGATAAGGAAAATGTGATAGAACGGTTGAAAAACGGATAA
- the spt gene encoding serine palmitoyltransferase, with the protein MNLLKEKMMKYDAPQKFKSAGIYPYFRVIESDQDTEVVINGKKVLMFGSNAYLGLTNHPKVKDAAIEATRKYGTGMAGSRFLNGTLDIHVELERKLANFLRKDDAIVFSTGFTVNEGVLGAVTGREDYIIWDERNHASIIEGTRVSFSTKFKFRHNDMVSLERQLKRCDPNKVKLIVVDGVFSMEGDLADLPGIVKLARKYNANIMVDEAHGLGVLGRKYNGKGTCDHFGLLPEVDLIMGTFSKSLASIGGFIAGDYHTINYLRHNARTYIFSASITPAATAAASAALDILRSEPERIKRLWELTHYTIQQFKDRGFEVGPTSTPIIPLYVRSDEKTFAITKELFEEGIFVNPVVPPAVAPNETLLRFSLMATHTYEQIDFAIDHIDKIFRRYGVI; encoded by the coding sequence ATGAATCTGTTAAAAGAGAAGATGATGAAATATGATGCCCCGCAGAAATTCAAATCGGCAGGCATTTATCCATATTTCAGGGTTATCGAAAGCGATCAGGATACGGAGGTGGTTATTAATGGCAAGAAAGTGTTGATGTTTGGTTCAAACGCTTATTTGGGCCTGACCAACCATCCGAAAGTAAAGGATGCGGCGATCGAAGCCACCAGAAAGTATGGGACAGGCATGGCCGGTTCTCGTTTTCTGAACGGTACATTGGATATCCATGTAGAGCTCGAGCGCAAGCTGGCTAATTTTTTGAGAAAAGATGACGCCATCGTTTTCTCCACCGGATTCACGGTAAATGAAGGTGTACTGGGCGCTGTCACCGGACGAGAAGATTATATCATCTGGGATGAAAGGAACCATGCTTCCATTATCGAAGGGACCCGTGTCTCTTTCTCAACCAAGTTCAAGTTCCGCCACAACGACATGGTATCGCTGGAAAGGCAGTTGAAGCGTTGCGATCCCAACAAGGTGAAACTGATTGTAGTGGACGGTGTCTTCAGTATGGAGGGAGATCTGGCCGATCTGCCGGGAATCGTCAAGCTGGCCAGGAAGTACAACGCCAACATCATGGTGGATGAAGCACATGGTTTGGGGGTATTGGGCCGGAAGTACAACGGAAAGGGTACGTGCGACCATTTCGGGTTGTTGCCCGAGGTGGATCTTATCATGGGTACTTTCAGCAAATCGCTCGCTTCCATCGGAGGTTTCATCGCCGGAGACTATCATACGATCAATTATCTGCGGCACAATGCCCGCACCTATATCTTTAGTGCGAGCATTACGCCTGCAGCAACTGCCGCCGCATCGGCAGCGCTGGATATATTGCGCAGCGAGCCCGAGCGGATCAAGCGCTTGTGGGAGTTGACCCACTATACCATTCAGCAGTTCAAGGATCGCGGCTTCGAGGTGGGTCCCACTTCAACGCCGATCATTCCGCTCTATGTCCGCAGCGACGAGAAGACCTTTGCCATAACGAAAGAGCTGTTTGAAGAGGGTATCTTCGTGAACCCGGTAGTTCCTCCCGCCGTCGCTCCGAACGAAACGTTGCTCCGTTTCTCGTTGATGGCGACACATACATACGAACAGATCGATTTCGCCATCGACCATATAGATAAAATATTCCGGAGATATGGTGTGATCTGA
- a CDS encoding PKD domain-containing protein produces MKRAIINLTFLFLGMAVLFLPACSDEETGGDLPLSALIFHSLDGKQAAFTALTHSAVSWEWDFGDGNGSTEKNPVHVYEEGGYYLAKLTAKDKQGNSVTAQVNLAVALTPYALLTGNHTAEGYDGKTWRLTQAHTVNDKLVNSDASFSLLDEDIPSLPAGAFSVYVGLPEAYNDEFTFYHDGRYRHNTTDGVSFGGILFASLMQELGKTQITKTGGKAVFGQDVFAMTTCTPSDNATFLFNENEDFTIPTIPDFATGTGAGGVPTITYPGVMTIDFPGDGDFIGIRDFHRKVIVQEVNSSTMRLVMFMTLDQRAIISQDPLIALNTTAAILTFEAVN; encoded by the coding sequence ATGAAAAGAGCAATTATTAACTTGACATTTCTCTTTCTGGGCATGGCAGTTCTCTTTTTACCGGCCTGTTCAGATGAAGAGACGGGAGGTGACTTGCCGCTTTCTGCCCTGATATTCCACAGTCTGGATGGAAAGCAGGCAGCATTCACTGCACTCACTCACAGTGCCGTAAGCTGGGAGTGGGACTTTGGAGATGGAAACGGCAGCACCGAGAAAAATCCGGTACATGTGTATGAGGAGGGTGGGTACTATCTGGCCAAGTTAACGGCAAAAGACAAGCAAGGCAATTCGGTAACCGCACAGGTGAACTTGGCGGTCGCGCTTACTCCCTATGCCCTGTTGACTGGCAACCATACAGCTGAAGGGTATGACGGCAAAACCTGGAGACTGACCCAGGCTCATACCGTCAACGATAAACTGGTCAACTCCGACGCCTCATTCTCGTTGCTCGACGAGGATATCCCGTCGTTGCCGGCAGGAGCCTTCAGTGTCTATGTAGGTCTTCCGGAGGCCTATAACGATGAATTTACCTTTTATCACGACGGTCGTTACCGGCACAACACCACAGATGGCGTCTCATTCGGAGGCATCCTCTTTGCATCTCTCATGCAGGAGTTAGGGAAGACCCAGATCACAAAGACCGGGGGAAAGGCCGTGTTTGGACAGGATGTTTTTGCAATGACCACCTGCACGCCATCGGATAATGCCACATTTCTGTTCAACGAGAATGAAGATTTCACCATCCCAACCATTCCCGATTTTGCTACCGGCACAGGGGCTGGCGGAGTACCCACTATCACCTATCCAGGAGTGATGACCATCGATTTTCCCGGAGATGGCGACTTTATCGGAATCAGGGATTTCCACCGGAAAGTGATCGTCCAGGAGGTAAACAGCAGCACGATGCGGCTGGTGATGTTCATGACGCTCGATCAACGGGCAATAATCAGCCAGGATCCGTTGATCGCACTGAATACGACTGCAGCGATACTTACTTTTGAAGCAGTAAACTAG
- a CDS encoding dihydrodipicolinate synthase family protein — protein MKKIVQGIITPLVTPLIDNSRLDIAGLERLIEHVISGGVHGIFILGTTGEAQNLAVDLRIELIRQSHRIINKRVPLLVGISDTSITESIRLAEAAGRFGADALVSTPPFYFMMDQTELAEYYESLVPRLSLPLYLYNMPANTKINFDPQTIRRLAENPRVVGFKDSSGSAPYLQQVMHEMRNHDNFSIFVGPEEMTAEMVLLGADGGVNGGANIFPRLYVDLYHAAAKNEIAAVRTLQAKVMAISSSLYTVGENSSSYLKGLKCSLELMGICNGFVASPFTPFNEQQRERIKAALEKLRISCE, from the coding sequence ATGAAAAAAATCGTTCAGGGGATTATCACTCCACTGGTCACACCGCTTATCGACAACAGCAGGCTGGATATTGCCGGTCTGGAGAGACTGATCGAGCATGTGATCTCTGGCGGTGTGCACGGCATCTTTATCCTGGGGACAACTGGCGAAGCCCAAAACCTGGCTGTCGATCTCCGGATAGAGTTGATTCGCCAGTCGCACAGGATAATCAATAAACGGGTTCCCTTGCTGGTCGGTATTTCGGATACTTCCATCACGGAGAGTATCCGGCTTGCCGAGGCTGCAGGGCGATTCGGTGCAGATGCGTTGGTCTCCACGCCTCCATTCTATTTCATGATGGACCAGACGGAGCTGGCAGAGTACTACGAATCGCTGGTGCCCAGGCTAAGTTTGCCTCTCTATCTGTATAATATGCCCGCAAACACAAAGATAAACTTTGATCCCCAAACGATAAGACGGTTAGCGGAAAATCCACGGGTGGTGGGATTCAAGGACAGTTCGGGGAGCGCACCCTATCTGCAACAGGTGATGCATGAGATGCGCAACCACGACAATTTCTCAATTTTTGTGGGGCCGGAGGAGATGACGGCCGAGATGGTCCTGCTGGGTGCCGATGGCGGGGTAAACGGCGGCGCAAATATCTTTCCCCGGCTCTATGTCGACCTGTACCATGCTGCAGCGAAAAATGAGATTGCTGCCGTGCGAACCCTGCAGGCAAAGGTAATGGCAATTTCCTCTTCCCTCTATACGGTTGGAGAGAACAGTTCCAGCTACCTGAAAGGACTTAAATGTTCATTGGAGTTGATGGGAATATGCAACGGGTTTGTGGCCTCTCCCTTCACCCCGTTCAATGAACAGCAACGAGAACGGATCAAGGCTGCCCTGGAGAAACTCCGCATTTCCTGCGAGTGA
- a CDS encoding LacI family DNA-binding transcriptional regulator, protein MQEAILVMDEKPRNRVSLKDLANHLGVSKTLVSAVLNGKAKQYRISEETALMVKQAANELHYSPNMIAKGLRTGNSQLIGLIVTDISNPFYSTISRIIENKTDEINYKVIFGSSDESLVKTRQLIDVMLDKGVAGLIIVPCEGSQGLVADLHSRNIPVVLIDRYFPELEVSYSCLNNYNATRQATIHLIEQGYRNISLIAYKSSLSNIKDRILGYRETMVAHALGKHVNVKSVNIDNPLPEVEKALDYLIHRKGAEAVIFITNALLVAGLRSLNKLNKRIPDDVAVVGFYGSELFDLYYSPITYVKQPIEIITEEAVNTLIDKIKYGENRKFSKTFIEPELVIQQSSVKPASTGCN, encoded by the coding sequence ATGCAGGAAGCAATATTGGTGATGGACGAAAAGCCCAGAAATAGAGTCTCATTGAAAGATCTGGCCAATCATCTCGGGGTATCCAAGACATTGGTGTCGGCCGTCTTGAACGGTAAGGCCAAACAATACCGGATTAGCGAGGAGACGGCCTTAATGGTGAAGCAGGCGGCCAATGAGTTGCATTATTCACCCAACATGATTGCTAAAGGGCTGCGTACCGGAAATTCACAACTTATCGGCCTGATCGTGACCGATATCTCAAACCCGTTCTATTCTACAATATCGCGTATCATTGAAAATAAGACCGACGAGATAAACTACAAGGTGATCTTTGGCAGTTCGGACGAGAGCCTGGTCAAGACCCGGCAATTGATTGATGTCATGCTCGACAAGGGTGTGGCAGGGCTGATTATCGTGCCGTGCGAAGGCTCCCAGGGCCTGGTTGCAGATCTGCACAGCAGAAATATCCCTGTCGTACTTATCGACAGGTACTTCCCCGAACTGGAGGTGAGCTACTCCTGCCTCAACAATTACAACGCCACACGGCAGGCCACGATACACCTAATTGAACAGGGATACAGGAATATTTCGCTCATCGCTTACAAGTCGAGCCTGAGCAATATCAAGGACCGTATACTCGGTTATAGGGAGACGATGGTTGCCCATGCGTTGGGTAAGCATGTCAACGTGAAGAGCGTGAATATCGACAATCCGTTGCCTGAAGTTGAAAAGGCGCTCGATTATCTGATTCATAGAAAGGGTGCCGAGGCCGTAATCTTTATCACAAATGCCCTGCTGGTTGCAGGATTGAGAAGTTTAAACAAGTTGAACAAGCGGATTCCCGATGATGTTGCGGTGGTTGGATTCTACGGCAGTGAATTGTTCGACCTCTACTATTCTCCGATAACCTATGTCAAACAGCCGATTGAAATTATTACGGAAGAGGCGGTAAATACATTGATCGACAAGATAAAGTATGGGGAGAACCGCAAGTTCTCCAAGACATTTATTGAGCCGGAACTGGTGATCCAGCAATCATCAGTCAAACCGGCCTCTACTGGTTGCAACTGA
- the mltG gene encoding endolytic transglycosylase MltG encodes MEQKTKSKGRKIFLWVILFMLLVAIAAAVAVKKTVFKPFDLEETAYIYIDGEKEYEDVIAQLKKAGLPSEQLFRILAERMKYPGNVKTGRYAVEKGSTMPDVIRMLRAGNQTPVKLTFNNVRTKEELAGRVSRQLMMDSTLLVGALNDPATIGELGFDTYTLSALFIPNTYEIYWDTSIDNFLKRMRKEYDRFWNDERRSKAEKIGLSPIQVATLASIVEEEATYIDEYPIVAGLYLNRLKRGMRLEADPTVKFAVGDFTLRRILFRHLEVESPYNTYKNGGLPPGPIRIPSIQAIEGTLSPQQHNYLFMCAKDDLSGRHNFATTHAEHARNAARYQRALNERGIF; translated from the coding sequence ATGGAGCAAAAAACGAAAAGTAAAGGCCGAAAAATCTTTCTATGGGTAATACTCTTCATGCTGCTGGTAGCAATTGCGGCTGCCGTTGCCGTGAAAAAAACGGTTTTCAAACCATTCGACCTGGAAGAGACGGCATATATCTATATCGACGGCGAAAAGGAGTACGAGGATGTGATTGCTCAACTGAAAAAGGCGGGGTTGCCCTCCGAGCAGCTGTTCCGGATACTGGCGGAGAGGATGAAATATCCCGGCAACGTAAAAACCGGAAGGTATGCCGTCGAGAAGGGATCGACGATGCCCGATGTAATCCGCATGCTTCGTGCCGGCAACCAGACACCGGTGAAGCTGACATTCAACAATGTCAGGACAAAGGAGGAGCTGGCAGGCAGAGTCTCCAGGCAACTGATGATGGACAGCACCCTGTTGGTTGGCGCGCTGAATGATCCGGCTACGATCGGGGAGCTCGGGTTTGACACCTATACGCTGAGTGCCCTCTTCATACCCAATACCTATGAAATATATTGGGATACAAGCATCGACAACTTCCTGAAACGGATGAGAAAGGAGTACGACCGATTCTGGAACGACGAGAGGAGAAGCAAGGCGGAAAAAATCGGCTTATCGCCGATCCAGGTGGCCACACTTGCTTCGATCGTGGAGGAGGAGGCGACCTATATCGACGAGTATCCGATTGTGGCAGGACTCTATCTCAACCGTCTGAAGAGGGGGATGAGGCTGGAGGCCGACCCCACAGTCAAGTTTGCGGTAGGGGATTTCACACTGAGACGTATCCTGTTCAGGCACCTGGAGGTGGAATCGCCATACAACACCTATAAAAATGGAGGATTGCCGCCCGGACCGATCCGGATACCATCGATCCAGGCCATTGAGGGGACCTTGTCGCCCCAACAGCACAACTACCTCTTCATGTGTGCCAAGGATGATCTGTCGGGAAGGCACAACTTCGCTACCACCCATGCAGAGCATGCCCGTAACGCTGCACGCTACCAGCGCGCACTGAATGAAAGGGGAATCTTTTAA
- a CDS encoding IS30 family transposase: MKKYKQLTSEQRYAIYLGLENGDTQRTIASLIGVSPSAVSRELQRNKDKRGGYSWRLAHEMAMERRERLPGNRATPERITEMLEAPVYFTDPYSAWQKGSIENANKLIRQYIPKGASFKDYPPDRLKRIQHRLNERPRKKLDFNTPKVEFYKQLM; encoded by the coding sequence ATGAAAAAATACAAACAGTTAACTTCAGAACAAAGGTACGCGATTTATTTAGGTTTAGAAAACGGTGACACCCAGCGGACGATCGCGAGCTTGATAGGTGTCAGTCCTTCAGCGGTGTCCAGGGAGTTGCAGCGCAACAAGGACAAGCGCGGGGGCTACTCGTGGCGACTGGCCCACGAGATGGCGATGGAGAGAAGGGAACGCCTGCCCGGCAACCGGGCCACCCCGGAACGGATCACGGAGATGCTGGAAGCCCCGGTGTACTTCACCGACCCCTATTCGGCATGGCAAAAAGGATCGATCGAAAACGCGAACAAGCTCATCCGGCAATACATCCCCAAGGGGGCGTCCTTCAAGGACTATCCACCCGACAGATTGAAGCGGATACAGCACAGGCTGAATGAAAGACCGAGGAAAAAATTGGACTTTAACACACCCAAAGTTGAGTTTTACAAACAATTAATGTAA